The window tattgCTTTTAGTTCCCAAAATGAAAAAcgtattttattttggtcccaATCATCATCTCACTAGCGGAAACTGTCAACGTGACAGACGGAATGCACTATTAACATACTAAATATTGATGTggctattaaaatttaaaaaaaaaaagaagaaattatttggcatttaaaaaatgccacattagcaacttaaatttaaaatttaaaatttaaaattatcaattataattaaataaaaaacagaattaaaattAGACATTAGATCCACGTTAGATTAAAGatgaacacaaaatttaaaacctaGAATTTGAGAACGGACTTGTACCTTCCCCAAATAAGTCAACAAAATTCCTTGTCCGTGAATGTCCTCAAACATGTGTTGCCTTTGTTGAATTCCATTTTCGGCTGGATGTCACGAATTTGATCCTTTTTTTCACAAAGTTTGATTTGTTTCTAGTGTGAGAGTGAATTGGACTGGGCACCATACATATTTTAAAACGGGCACATGTCTTGACTATCTATTTAAATGGCGTTTGGTTCATTGTGATCATACGCTCTTAATGTGATGCAGATTACGATGATGTgacattaaagttttttttttttttctaacattaccataatctaacattacaaaatatatcacatcaccTTCCTAAACAAAGTAATGTTATATTATTGCATTAAGAttacaataatgtaatattacggtataatgtaacatcaattttttcttttttaaatcctAAAAAGCAGTCACTTATTTTTAGATATAACTCATATATAAGtcaaatgctgaattacaagacACACATAAAAtgacaataaattaaaaaaaaaaaaaaaaaaaaaaaaaaaaaaaaaaacttatttttagaaaaagatcCAACATTCAAAAATAGAACTCACAAGACAAATGCAAATTACAAGTCACACGTAATATGACTTGACAAATACAGAACTTATTTTCAAACAATTAACTAAGATGATAACTTTTTCAAATGACTTTTACTTTTCTAATGTTTGCCTCTGGAATGGTTACATGGAAATGGCATACACCAATTCATTGCACCACACCATGcatattttaatttatcaaatgATACCTAGTCAAATTATGCATATCGCACCACACCATATTTTATTATACCTGGTCAAATTATGCATAAACTTGAGCATGAAGGCGAGGAGTGAGATAAACTTCAAGTGGGGTAGCTTTCGGGTTTGTAAGTCCACCTTTTTCTGTCATGTCCACAGGTTCATTTGATGGGCTTGAAATTTCAAAAGCATGCAACAAAGTAGCAAGTGTGAGTTGCGTAACTTGCAAGGCAAATGAAATCCCAGGGCACATTCTTCTACCACTACCAAATGgtatcaattcaaaattttggccTCTAACATCAACATCCTTGTGAGTTGTAAGAAATCTTTCAGGTCGAAATTCACTAGGATCCACCCACACATTTGGGTCTCGATGGAGTTTTGGAAGATTAACAATAAGTCGTGTGCCTGCGGGGATGTGGTAACCAACCAAAGTACAGTCTTCCATTGACTCGTGTGGCACTAGGAGTGGTGCAGCAGGGTATAAACGCATTGTTTCTTTGAGGATAGCTTGGAGATATACCAAATTTTTCATATCTGATTCTTTCACTTGCCTTTCTCTACCGATATGGATGTCTAATTCTTCTTGAGCTTTTGTTAAGGTCTCAGGGTTGTTGAGAAGTAAAGAGAGAGCCCATGTCAATGTTATTGTTGATGTGTCTGAAGCCGCTAAGATAAGGGCCTACAAAAGTAACATAATATGAATTGGTTAAAATGTTAGATGGTCGGCTAAAGCTTTAAGATTTCTAGCCATGGTCCAAGAATCTTTAGTAGCAGCAAGAATTCAAATTGCATTAAGAATTCAAAACTTGTGCTATTTGATTATATATGGCTTAATATTCGACAAGAAAATGACATGCCTTCAAGTTCACGATTTAAATAAACCATTATGCACAAGATAATTatcatgaaattttttgaacattttaaTTCTGTAAAATGAAGTTCCAGATCCATGTTGAATTTTATGTGAGACATGGAGAATACAAATATTCtgtatcactttttgtgttgtACTTTATGCTCCATTAATTTTAGTATGCCATGTGttggatttgattttatttcatttaaaacttcaattattttataaaattaaaaaaagtaaaaacaataaatgataAGTTGTGATTCGTAGAATATAAAATGGAATACAAAAAGTAGTACAGATAATTTGTATTTCTTACATGGGCCATGCATGTGTTCATCTATCtaagaaatttaattattagtCTACAAAGTCAATGGATCAACTCTACAGATTCAATAGAGCAGTGTTTattacacaaattattttatacaattttacaaacacaaaaaaaggttataatttcagtttttttttttttttttcacgtattaaaaattgtgtaaaataacGTGTGTTTAACAAGTTAACTTAATTGAATATATGTAGCAAATGGgattttggaaatatattataCTATGTGTGAATTAATAGGGTTATCAAAAGCTTACCAGGCATGTAGCTTTGACAATTGTATCAACATCATAACTGGAAGTCTCATCATCATCAGTGACAATGGATAGCATTACATCCATAAAATCTTGGGGTTCCTTCACCCCACCATAAATTTTCCTCTGCTTATGCTCCTCTAGCCATTCTTTAGTCACATCATCTAATTCTTTTGCAGTTTTCTTCAGGGCTTTCTCGCTTCCCCCCATGTCCAACCACCTTAGATATGGAAGTGCATCTGAGACCACAAACTCTCCACTCAAATCCATAAACTTTCTCAATGCCTTTCGACACTGATCATTTTTATCATTCTCAACCTTGGTTGTAGCCTTACCAAATCGTTGTCCTACAACCATCCTACATATTATGTTTAGGGCTGTGCACCCTAGCCACCTCTCCATCTCCAGTAACACCTTGTTGTTTTTGACCAATAGCTTATGTATCTCTTTTATAGAATCATTTACCTCAGCCTCTCGAATGTGTTTGAGCGTTTCAAGGCGGTGGTTTGAGAGGACCTCTAGTGTGACCATTTTTCTCACTTGGCGCCAGAAGGGACCATAAGGGCTGAACCCAATCACAGCATAGTTGTAGCCCAAGATTTCTAGAGCTATACCTTTAGGACGGTTGGCAAAGGCTTTGTCATTGGTAGTAAAACACTCTTTGGCTATCTCCCAACTGCTTACTATTATTGTTCGATGCACACCCAACCAAATTGTGAAGATTGGTCCATACTTTTCAGCCATGTTACCCAAGGCTATATGAGCCGGTTGTGACCTTCCTAACAGGTGGAGGTGGCCAATCAAAGGCCAAGCCCCACCAGCTTCAGGTAGAACTGATCTTTGTTTAGTGAGAGTTCTTTGAACTCTTCTTGATATCCATATTAGAAAGAATATGAACATGAAAATGGTGAATATGCTAGCCATAGAATTTGTGAAGAATGGGCAGGAGAAGAGCATGGTTGATGTTTCTAGTGAGTGACAATTAATGGTTTTGTGGGAAAATATATATAGCCCGAACTTAGAGtacgtttggattgggctgattTCGCGCGGCTgcgttgtttttttatttttttttacacgtTTTTGAGacttgcggctactgttcaatgaacagtaaccgcaaagtttgacttttctaatatttttcaaccaatcacggacccaaaaatccaaaaacagaAACATTGATGGGAAAGGATCTTCGCATTAAAATCCTtcatttttctctaattttaatTCCGACACAAATAAGATATgtgatatttaaaaaatcaatgatgTTAAAAGATTCATATAAATcacacaaaatcaaataaatgttatatgTCTTACAtctatctaaaaattaaagagatttaGAAGATTTAAGTTGGAGTTATCTTATTCTATCAAGTTATTGTTTGTTTGACTCTATTATAGCTTGCAAGCTAGGatggtaaaaaaattgtatatatacacttgctaaaagatatatatatatactaaactGGCCTATGATAGTTTGATAAAACTGAGCTATTTTGTAATATAATttagtatcttttcttttctttttttggaaagaatatatatatatatatatattttacatcaaTATGGCATCGTATTTCGTGGGTTGCCATTATTTTTTCGTCATTGTCTTCATTGCCGACGCGATGATAAGCTTGGTGGTTAGCACTTTGGCCATTAGTCAATGCTGCTTTCTGGTCTCAATTGTCGGTTGAATTGATTTCCACCATTACAACTATACTTTCTTCACCAGCCAATGATAGTTTCTTTCATATCTCTTCTAGATCCTCTTCCATCTCACCTATCCAATGAACTTGAAACAAGCCTTTGGGGGTGACAAAAGCTTGTTCGATGACAAGAATACTCACTTCTTTAGAAACAGTAAGCCGAATGAGGCTCTTCTATAGGTTCAAAGTTTGGAGAagaacgttttttttttaataccataGTGAATTATCTTTTCTACACATCTATCATTCGCAGTACGTACTAATACCATTTCATTTATACCATATCATTTTCTAAACCAATTGCATAGATGAAAGGCGTGAACCGTGGTTtttaaaacaagactaaacctGTTGATATGACCTGGTTAATTACTTGTGAACTGGTTTTCAGGCTATTCATATCCTAACTAAAAATCAGCCAATTTAAAGTTTGGTAAAAAGTACAGTGAAACCAGTTAATCCTCAGAGCTAGAACCAGtttaatttgaacaattttttacttcaaaatgTTTTTGACTGCgtaaaagaaaatgtttcacatgcaatttaatatttttctttcactAAGAATAAATGGATCAAGTTATTCATTAAACAGAAGAAGGCTAACTCTAATGAATGTTAGCCCTTACATTCAATACTTTAAATACTTCGATTGTCCTGTTTATTAACGAAAAATCATAGCATGTTCATTTGTTTTCCCAATATGGATCGACTTATATAACACATTTTCTGTTAAAACCTCCCCCTTAGTTGCATAGGAATAATCATAGCATCTTCCTTTACTCTTCCAATATGTGATGTGCAACACTTATGCAATAGCGGTAATTACAGTAAATTCACTTATGGTTTGGCCTAAAATCATtttacctacccgtggtttgaaaagtgtcACTTTATCCACCTAAGGTAAGCTCTGTTAGTCTTCTGTAACCcacctctattaaaaataagggtaaatatgtaattttgcatcccttttatgtcattttgctccaaaaagaaaagacataaaaatacttgagaaacaagatcaaaaactGATATTGGTCACTCTCCATTCACACAGATATTGAACACGAAAAACATACcccaggaaaaataaaaaacaaaaggatagTGACCATGTTTGTCAAAATCGCGGTCGTAAGATCGCACGATTTTACAATCCTACCTCACCAAAACGTTTAAAATCGCACTAAGATCgtaaaaatggtaggatcgtaTGTAGGATCGTGTAAGATCATATGGGATCCTACCGATTCTACCGATCCTAccaaatattagtttttttttttttttttttttatggaataaatttttggttttaatgaaactttaagggttttttttttctatgttgtgatggtatgactttttgtttttttaatataattatgtttgtaaggttgaatttattcaaccatctaattggctttattccgtgccaaatttgcttgtaattcagcatttagtaaccctgtatttaggtgggtttgatgtaagggtagtgagtgagatagagtgaagtttgctcaagagtgtgcaagaaaacagagactcacggctgggactcgcgggtgactcgccgctacaagccgccaaaagcagcacacgtgccaagcattctggaagatgaacagtcatgctagctggagcactacaggacaaaacaggacaactggccatacggttaactcgcgactggatctcgcgacttggtcaagccgcgagccacccctgtgtttgtaaaacctgacgtttcacattcctctcccactccagtataaataccccttttacccacgattgaaagagagcttccagagagaattttgagagagaaaccctaaagaaaaaccagattgcttcacccacaatctctaccttaaagtctcttcaaattcctcaactctcttcctctccattgtcaaatccttgagaggtattataccaaacctggttctcaccattatcatctctgtgagacagttgtttggatttctgggaagcagttaggaaggagccaatcttcattggttgatgctacggtctagtagcggaatccgggaagttagaaaagaaaaaggttcggcgcaaccttgttggagcaagaagcttggagggcttaggtgcattgggtagattaggcttggagggtctattgctgtccttgtatcccaactgtattttctagtggattgattaccgcttggagggcggcggagaggtttttcgccgaggacttcggtttcctcttcgataacacatcgcgtgttgtctttgtgtttgcatcttccttcctctctatctttgcctttatattatctgctgtggttttattatgttatggcttagatagattttaaccaatttcatattatagcatgtgttaagtttccgcacactagttgtttgacatattgcttgaattggttaagttgtattttgggggtctaaacgttcaaaggtgttttgtacacgtttttgaactttcatttggtatcagagcgggtacacttgttgtggtttcattaccattgtgtgatccttgactcccttttaagatggataggtctcaatccctaaatgcacctccatattttgatggtagtaattatgctttttggaaggttcgcatgaatgcttttctgtgttctattgatg of the Quercus robur chromosome 10, dhQueRobu3.1, whole genome shotgun sequence genome contains:
- the LOC126702616 gene encoding cytochrome P450 CYP82D47-like; its protein translation is MLFSCPFFTNSMASIFTIFMFIFFLIWISRRVQRTLTKQRSVLPEAGGAWPLIGHLHLLGRSQPAHIALGNMAEKYGPIFTIWLGVHRTIIVSSWEIAKECFTTNDKAFANRPKGIALEILGYNYAVIGFSPYGPFWRQVRKMVTLEVLSNHRLETLKHIREAEVNDSIKEIHKLLVKNNKVLLEMERWLGCTALNIICRMVVGQRFGKATTKVENDKNDQCRKALRKFMDLSGEFVVSDALPYLRWLDMGGSEKALKKTAKELDDVTKEWLEEHKQRKIYGGVKEPQDFMDVMLSIVTDDDETSSYDVDTIVKATCLALILAASDTSTITLTWALSLLLNNPETLTKAQEELDIHIGRERQVKESDMKNLVYLQAILKETMRLYPAAPLLVPHESMEDCTLVGYHIPAGTRLIVNLPKLHRDPNVWVDPSEFRPERFLTTHKDVDVRGQNFELIPFGSGRRMCPGISFALQVTQLTLATLLHAFEISSPSNEPVDMTEKGGLTNPKATPLEVYLTPRLHAQVYA